The Arachis hypogaea cultivar Tifrunner chromosome 19, arahy.Tifrunner.gnm2.J5K5, whole genome shotgun sequence genome has a window encoding:
- the LOC140182243 gene encoding serine/threonine-protein phosphatase 7 long form homolog has protein sequence MLLGMHLFADKSGNRVHIRWLPYVARLEEMGTYSWGSAALAWLYRCMCRVANRHVVKLAGPIQLLQSWIFWCFPLFRPAGYETFSWPLASRWSGYNPSSSEKGPRVQMWRLRIDRLQDREFIWMPYSILDVLQVVHPEALEPRHMALWRFVTSLIYFSVIEWHQIDRVLPQFGGVQPRPNPALNIDFLMSKDGRGGDRWFPYHLQKWHLYWDDRAETVLRFDVVADPGPSHEFLEWWSQHRKRFLSPDMHLGDPRAVSIPVEASQRGAGRVPDMDRPEDVPDRRRVERRARVGTRRSQRDWRWLEHAMDNDDDAGPAGGG, from the exons ATGTTGTTGGGTATGCATCTGTTTGCGGACAAGTCGGGCAACCGCgttcacatcagatggcttcccTACGTAGCTAGGCTGGAGGAGATGGGTACCTACAGCTGGGGTTCTGCAGCACtggcatggttgtaccggtgcatgtgccgagtggcgaACAGACATGTGGTCAAGTTAGCGGGCCCAATTCAGCTACTTCAGTCTTGGATCTTCTGGTGCTTTCCTCTGTTTAGGCCTGCAGGTTATGAGACATTCAGCTGGCCATTGGCCTCGAG gtggtcaggttacaACCCTTCCAGTAGCGAGAAGGGTCCTAGAGTGCAGATGTGGAGGCTGAGGATAGACCGGTTACAGGACAGGGAG TTTATCTGGATGCCGTACAGCATCCTCGACGTACTTCAGGTTGTGCATCCAGAGGCTTTGGAGCCTCGGCATATGGCGTTGTGGCGGTTTGTGACGTCGCTGATCTACTTTTCcgtcatagagtggcatcagatagatAGGGTGCTTCCGCAGTTCGGAGGGGTGCAGCCTCGTCCGAATCCtgccctgaacatcgactttctgatgtcAAAGGATGGCAGAGGTGGTGATCGATGGTTCCCGTACCATTTGCAGAAGTGGCATCTCTATTGGGACGACCGTGCGGAGACCGTGCTGAGGTTTGATGTTGTTGCCGACCCTGGACCATCACATGAGTTCCTCGAGTGGTGGAGTCAGCATAGAAAGAGGTTCTTGTCTCCGGACATGCACTTGGGGGATCCGAGAGCAGTTTCTATTCCAGTTGAGGCCTCACAGCGGGGTGCTGGGCGAGTTCCTGACATGGATCGACCTGAGGACGTGCCGGACAGGCGGCGGGTTGAGAGGAGAGCTCGTGTCGGGACACGACGGAGCCAGCGTGACTGGAGGTGGCTTGAGCATGCTATGGACAATGATGACGATGCAGGTCCCGCTGGAGGCGGATGA